A stretch of the Bradyrhizobium arachidis genome encodes the following:
- a CDS encoding (2Fe-2S)-binding protein, with the protein MPSIRFRLNGVETVLDADPDQTLLSALRGPLDLRGAHFGCGANECGACYVMVGDRPAASCDMPLWSVADKDVTTVEGLGDADHPHPLQRAFIAEQAMQCGYCISGILVSAAALLKRNPAPTEAEVRQALDRNLCRCGSHNRIARAVLRAASEMAAP; encoded by the coding sequence ATGCCGAGCATTCGATTTCGCCTCAATGGCGTTGAGACGGTCCTCGACGCCGATCCCGATCAAACGCTGCTCAGCGCGTTGCGCGGCCCGCTGGACCTGCGCGGCGCGCATTTCGGCTGCGGCGCCAACGAATGCGGCGCTTGCTATGTCATGGTCGGGGATCGTCCGGCTGCCTCGTGCGACATGCCGTTGTGGTCGGTTGCGGACAAGGACGTCACGACGGTCGAAGGCCTCGGCGACGCCGATCATCCGCACCCACTCCAGCGCGCCTTCATCGCCGAGCAAGCGATGCAGTGCGGCTACTGCATCTCGGGAATTCTGGTCAGCGCAGCCGCACTATTGAAACGAAATCCGGCGCCGACGGAAGCCGAGGTCAGGCAGGCGCTCGATCGCAACCTCTGCCGATGCGGATCGCACAACCGGATCGCGCGGGCGGTGCTGCGCGCGGCGTCGGAGATGGCAGCGCCATGA
- a CDS encoding TRAP transporter small permease — MSDNHLGSHGPEAGAAAPQQSTGLLSRINAPIARAGMYLSVSGLLVIVIVVFYQVFGRYVLNSSPTWTENLALVLILYVTLIGAAVGVRDAGHIGMDSLLVMLPDRTREAIELVIHVLVAVFGIAMAYNGWILGASVGTVKIPNLGLPEVVRYVPLIASGVLIVSFSIEHIIALLRGEEVVPSWN, encoded by the coding sequence ATGTCGGACAATCACTTGGGAAGCCACGGGCCGGAGGCGGGAGCGGCTGCGCCACAGCAGTCCACCGGGCTGCTGTCGCGGATCAATGCCCCCATTGCTCGCGCGGGCATGTACCTGTCCGTGAGCGGCCTGCTCGTCATCGTCATCGTGGTGTTCTACCAGGTGTTCGGACGTTACGTGCTCAATTCCAGCCCGACCTGGACGGAGAACCTTGCACTGGTTCTCATCCTGTATGTCACGCTGATCGGTGCCGCCGTCGGCGTGCGCGATGCCGGACACATCGGAATGGATAGTTTGCTGGTGATGCTTCCGGATCGCACGCGAGAGGCAATCGAGCTCGTGATCCACGTCCTGGTGGCCGTGTTCGGCATTGCGATGGCCTATAATGGCTGGATCCTCGGGGCGTCGGTCGGAACCGTGAAGATCCCCAATCTCGGCTTGCCTGAGGTCGTCCGCTACGTCCCGCTGATCGCCTCGGGCGTCCTGATCGTCTCCTTTTCAATCGAGCACATCATTGCTCTTTTGCGCGGCGAAGAGGTTGTTCCGTCATGGAATTGA
- a CDS encoding TRAP transporter large permease, which yields MELIILGATFFGFLILGVPVAFAIGLSAICTILYEGLPVAVIFQQMMSGMNIFSFLAIPFFVFSGELMLHGGVADKIVQLAKNLVGHIRGGLGMANVVACTLFGGVSGSPVADVSAMGAVMIPMMKKEGFDTDYAVNVTTHASLVGALMPTSHNMIIYALAAGGKVSIGALIAAGLLPSLVLMTCMLVAAYAVAVKRGYPAGKFPGWAEVLRSFAAALPGLLIVGIILAGILSGVFTATESAAVAVTYTIVLTFFIYRTMTWKNFLKAAAKAVKTTGVVLLLIGVSTMFQYLMGLYEVADLAGAMMSKVSQQPWVIFLLINIILFVLGTFMDMAATILICTPIFLPIAMKAGMDPVQFGMLMLINCALGLNTPPVGTTQFVGCAIGGISVGAVMRTILPFYAALIAALMFVTYVPAFSLWLPRLLMGYKG from the coding sequence ATGGAATTGATCATTCTCGGCGCCACCTTCTTCGGCTTCCTCATCCTCGGCGTACCCGTCGCCTTCGCGATCGGCCTCTCGGCGATCTGTACGATTCTCTACGAGGGCCTGCCCGTTGCCGTCATCTTCCAGCAGATGATGTCGGGCATGAACATCTTCTCGTTTCTTGCCATCCCGTTCTTCGTCTTCAGCGGTGAGCTGATGCTGCATGGCGGCGTCGCCGACAAGATCGTGCAGCTTGCCAAGAACCTCGTCGGACACATCCGCGGCGGGCTCGGCATGGCGAACGTGGTCGCCTGCACGCTGTTCGGCGGCGTATCCGGTTCGCCCGTAGCCGACGTGTCGGCGATGGGCGCGGTGATGATCCCGATGATGAAGAAAGAGGGTTTCGACACCGACTACGCCGTCAACGTCACCACCCATGCCTCGCTGGTTGGAGCGCTGATGCCGACCAGTCACAACATGATCATCTATGCCCTGGCCGCCGGCGGTAAGGTGTCGATCGGCGCGCTGATCGCGGCCGGCCTCCTGCCGTCGCTCGTGCTGATGACGTGCATGCTGGTCGCCGCCTACGCGGTCGCGGTGAAGCGAGGCTATCCGGCAGGTAAATTCCCCGGCTGGGCCGAGGTTCTTCGCTCGTTCGCGGCCGCCCTGCCGGGCCTTCTGATCGTCGGCATCATCCTGGCGGGCATCTTGTCCGGCGTCTTCACGGCAACCGAATCCGCAGCAGTCGCGGTTACTTACACGATCGTGCTGACCTTCTTCATCTACCGCACCATGACCTGGAAGAACTTCCTGAAGGCCGCGGCCAAGGCGGTGAAGACGACGGGCGTGGTGCTGCTGCTGATCGGCGTCTCCACCATGTTCCAGTATCTGATGGGACTCTACGAGGTGGCCGACCTCGCCGGTGCCATGATGAGCAAGGTGTCCCAGCAACCCTGGGTCATCTTCCTGCTCATCAACATTATCCTGTTCGTGCTCGGCACGTTCATGGACATGGCCGCGACCATCCTGATCTGCACCCCGATCTTCCTGCCGATCGCGATGAAGGCTGGCATGGATCCGGTGCAGTTCGGCATGCTGATGCTGATCAATTGCGCGCTGGGTCTGAACACCCCGCCGGTCGGGACGACCCAGTTCGTGGGCTGCGCCATCGGCGGCATCTCGGTGGGCGCGGTGATGCGCACCATCCTGCCGTTCTACGCTGCCCTGATCGCAGCGCTCATGTTCGTGACGTACGTGCCTGCCTTCTCGCTTTGGCTGCCGCGCCTGCTGATGGGGTACAAGGGATAG
- a CDS encoding molybdopterin cofactor-binding domain-containing protein, whose amino-acid sequence MSTPSPTPKLPVSLAANPRLSSWVKLTSNGRVAISPGKVEIGQGIVTALAQIAADELDVDIGRVEMIRASTAASPNEGVTSGSLSIQQSGRALRQACAEVRQIFVAAAAERLGVDASALGIEDGMILGPGNVRTSYWELAGDVSLDRDATGNAAAKPIAARNAAGHSLQRIDIPDKVFARPRFIHDSPLAGMLHGRVMRPEISGAKLVALDEEAAHAVPGLVAIVRDGSFAGVVSETEDSVEVALKALRKGAKWSDGAPLPDEDDLAAFLKSQPVESTVIDTRTSATPGKIARTIRRHYTRPYIAHASIAPSCAMARWDGDRLHVWTHSQGVYLLRADLAIVLKLPAESITVEHMEGAGCYGHNAADDVALDAALLARAANGRPVRVQWSRHDEMSHAPFGAAMAIEIEADLDADNEIVGWRHSIWSNGHAARPGRAAQPALLAATEIATPYPRMISSNPPAANGGGGDRNSVPLYDFPAWTIESHRLLTMPVRTSALRTLGGQGNIFAIESLLDEIAALRGEDPVQFRLRHLRDERAKDVVRTVAARAKWKPEKRNGVGYGVGFARYKNTGAYCAAIAEIEGTDDIRVRRLILAVDVGEAINPDGVINQIEGGAIQATSWVLKERVRFDRTRIMSTSWTDYPILTFSEVPMVDVEIIQRPEIEPVGAGEAAHGPVTAAIANAVFDGLGVRVRDLPITRDRLIAAMELTP is encoded by the coding sequence ATGAGCACGCCGTCCCCTACCCCCAAGCTACCCGTCAGCCTCGCGGCAAATCCAAGGCTGTCGTCCTGGGTGAAACTTACGAGCAACGGCCGGGTGGCGATCTCGCCCGGCAAGGTCGAGATCGGCCAGGGCATCGTCACCGCGCTGGCACAGATCGCCGCCGACGAACTCGACGTCGATATCGGCCGTGTCGAGATGATCCGGGCTTCGACGGCAGCAAGCCCGAACGAAGGCGTCACGTCAGGCAGTCTCTCGATCCAGCAATCCGGCCGAGCTTTGCGTCAGGCCTGTGCCGAAGTTCGCCAGATCTTCGTTGCTGCGGCGGCGGAACGGCTCGGCGTCGATGCCTCGGCGCTCGGGATCGAGGACGGCATGATCCTCGGGCCCGGCAATGTCAGGACGAGCTATTGGGAGCTGGCTGGCGACGTCTCGCTCGACCGCGACGCGACGGGAAACGCGGCAGCCAAGCCAATTGCGGCGCGCAACGCGGCCGGTCATTCGCTCCAGCGCATCGACATCCCCGACAAGGTTTTTGCACGTCCACGCTTCATCCACGATTCTCCGCTGGCCGGAATGCTGCATGGCCGCGTGATGCGGCCGGAGATCTCAGGCGCAAAACTCGTTGCACTCGATGAAGAGGCCGCGCATGCGGTGCCGGGTCTCGTCGCCATCGTGCGGGACGGTAGCTTTGCCGGCGTCGTCAGTGAAACCGAGGACAGTGTCGAAGTCGCGTTGAAGGCCCTGCGGAAGGGCGCAAAATGGTCCGACGGCGCGCCGCTGCCAGATGAAGATGACCTCGCCGCCTTTCTGAAGAGCCAGCCGGTCGAAAGCACCGTCATCGACACCAGGACATCGGCCACGCCAGGCAAGATCGCCCGCACCATCCGCCGGCATTACACCCGCCCCTACATCGCGCACGCTTCGATCGCGCCGTCCTGCGCCATGGCGCGGTGGGATGGTGATCGCCTGCACGTCTGGACGCACAGCCAGGGCGTCTATCTCCTCCGTGCCGACCTTGCGATCGTGCTCAAGCTGCCGGCGGAAAGCATCACCGTCGAGCACATGGAGGGCGCGGGCTGCTACGGGCATAACGCGGCCGACGACGTCGCACTCGACGCCGCGTTGCTCGCGAGGGCTGCGAACGGTCGGCCCGTGCGGGTACAATGGTCGCGGCACGATGAGATGTCGCACGCCCCGTTCGGCGCGGCGATGGCGATCGAGATCGAGGCCGATCTCGATGCCGACAACGAGATCGTCGGCTGGCGGCATTCGATCTGGAGCAACGGCCATGCCGCCCGTCCCGGACGCGCCGCGCAGCCTGCCCTGCTTGCGGCCACCGAGATTGCAACCCCCTATCCCCGCATGATCTCGTCCAACCCGCCTGCGGCAAATGGCGGCGGCGGCGACCGCAACTCCGTTCCACTCTATGATTTCCCGGCCTGGACCATCGAGAGCCACCGCCTCCTGACCATGCCTGTCCGCACCTCGGCGCTGCGAACGCTCGGCGGCCAAGGCAACATATTTGCGATAGAATCCCTGCTCGACGAGATCGCCGCGCTACGCGGTGAAGACCCCGTCCAGTTTCGCCTGCGGCATCTGCGGGACGAGCGTGCCAAGGACGTCGTCCGCACCGTCGCCGCACGCGCGAAGTGGAAGCCGGAGAAGCGAAACGGCGTCGGCTATGGCGTCGGCTTTGCGCGCTACAAGAACACGGGGGCCTATTGTGCCGCCATTGCCGAGATCGAGGGCACCGACGACATCCGCGTGCGACGCCTGATCCTCGCAGTCGATGTCGGCGAGGCCATCAATCCGGACGGCGTGATCAACCAGATCGAGGGCGGCGCGATCCAGGCGACGAGCTGGGTGCTGAAGGAGCGCGTCCGCTTCGACCGCACGCGCATCATGTCGACGTCGTGGACGGACTATCCGATTCTGACCTTCAGCGAGGTGCCCATGGTCGACGTCGAGATCATCCAGCGGCCGGAGATCGAGCCGGTCGGTGCCGGCGAAGCCGCACATGGTCCGGTGACCGCGGCGATCGCCAACGCCGTGTTCGATGGCCTCGGCGTGCGCGTCCGCGACCTGCCGATCACCCGCGACAGGCTGATTGCAGCAATGGAGCTTACCCCGTGA
- a CDS encoding molybdopterin-dependent oxidoreductase, protein MNQHAKIEIRHSTCPHDCPSACALDVEVLEGRSIGRVRGSKQQTYTAGVVCAKVARYAERIHHPERLTHPMRRTGPKGSGQFARISWDEALDEIGHRFNAAEREFGAESVWPYYYAGTMGLVMRDGLNRLTHVKKYSRFYSTICANVARVGFAIGTGKIAGADPREMGVSDLIVIWGTNPVNTQVNVMTHASRARKERGARIAAVDIYDNDTMKQADIKIILRPGTDGAFACGVMHVLFRDGYADRAYMDKYTDCPAELEAHLKTRTPEWASSICGVPVAEIEAFAKAVGETKRTFFRYGYGFTRTRNGAAQMHAANCIPAVTGAWQYEGGGAFFNNYALWHFDESIIEGHDAIDRSTRALDQSQIGRILTGDAEALHGKGPVKAMLIQNTNPMTVAPEQVLVRQGFAREDLFVAVHEQFMTETAQMADIVLPATMFMEHDDLYYGGGHQHISVGAKLIDPPGECRSNHEVLQALAKRVGAKHRGFEMSPRELIDATLKLSGHGDIAALEADLWRDLQPDFRTSHYLDGFAHADKKFHFKADWANPPFGLMMGDFDKMPSLPDHWAVIEQADQNHPFRLATSPSRGFLNTTFNETPGSQAREGKPSVMIHPLDASSLDISEGDAVTLGNTRGETSLIATLFEGVRRGVLIAESIHPNKDHIGGRGINVLTGADTIAPIGGAAFHDNKVWIRKASVD, encoded by the coding sequence ATGAACCAGCACGCCAAGATCGAGATCCGCCATTCCACCTGTCCGCACGATTGCCCGTCGGCCTGTGCCCTCGATGTCGAGGTGCTCGAGGGACGGAGCATCGGCAGGGTCCGCGGCTCCAAGCAGCAGACCTACACGGCCGGTGTGGTCTGCGCCAAGGTCGCCCGCTACGCCGAGCGCATCCATCACCCCGAGCGGCTGACGCATCCGATGCGCCGCACGGGACCGAAAGGCTCCGGTCAGTTCGCGCGGATCTCCTGGGACGAGGCGCTGGACGAGATCGGGCATCGTTTCAACGCCGCCGAGCGCGAGTTCGGCGCGGAGTCGGTCTGGCCCTATTACTACGCCGGCACGATGGGGCTCGTCATGCGCGACGGGCTCAACCGCCTGACGCATGTGAAAAAGTACTCGCGCTTTTATTCGACGATCTGCGCCAACGTCGCGCGCGTCGGCTTCGCCATCGGCACCGGCAAGATCGCGGGCGCGGACCCGCGCGAGATGGGCGTCTCCGACCTCATCGTGATATGGGGCACCAACCCCGTCAACACGCAGGTCAACGTGATGACGCACGCGTCCCGCGCGCGCAAGGAGCGCGGCGCCAGAATCGCGGCCGTCGACATCTACGACAACGACACCATGAAGCAGGCTGACATCAAGATCATCCTGCGTCCCGGCACCGACGGCGCCTTCGCCTGCGGCGTCATGCATGTCTTGTTTCGCGACGGCTATGCCGACCGCGCCTATATGGACAAGTACACGGATTGCCCGGCCGAGCTCGAGGCACATCTAAAGACGCGCACGCCGGAATGGGCGTCCTCGATCTGCGGCGTGCCCGTTGCCGAGATCGAGGCCTTTGCGAAGGCGGTCGGCGAAACGAAGCGCACCTTCTTCCGCTACGGCTACGGTTTCACCCGCACCCGGAACGGTGCGGCGCAGATGCATGCGGCGAACTGTATTCCTGCGGTCACCGGTGCCTGGCAGTACGAGGGCGGTGGCGCGTTCTTCAACAACTACGCGCTGTGGCACTTTGACGAATCCATCATCGAAGGCCATGACGCGATCGACCGCTCGACGCGTGCGCTCGACCAGTCCCAGATCGGCCGCATCCTGACCGGCGACGCCGAGGCCTTGCACGGCAAGGGACCGGTCAAGGCCATGTTGATCCAGAACACAAATCCGATGACGGTTGCGCCGGAGCAGGTGCTGGTGCGCCAGGGCTTTGCGCGCGAGGATCTGTTCGTCGCGGTGCACGAACAGTTCATGACCGAGACGGCGCAGATGGCCGACATCGTGCTGCCGGCGACCATGTTCATGGAGCACGACGACCTCTATTACGGCGGCGGCCATCAGCACATCTCGGTTGGCGCCAAGCTGATCGATCCGCCCGGCGAGTGCCGTTCGAACCACGAGGTGCTTCAGGCGCTCGCCAAACGCGTCGGTGCGAAGCATCGGGGATTTGAGATGTCGCCGCGCGAACTGATCGATGCGACGCTCAAGCTGAGCGGCCACGGCGATATCGCGGCACTCGAAGCCGATCTCTGGCGGGATCTGCAGCCGGACTTCCGCACCTCGCATTATCTCGACGGCTTTGCGCATGCCGACAAGAAATTCCATTTCAAGGCGGACTGGGCCAATCCGCCGTTCGGCTTGATGATGGGCGATTTCGACAAGATGCCGTCGCTGCCCGATCATTGGGCTGTCATCGAGCAGGCAGATCAGAACCATCCGTTCCGCCTGGCAACCAGCCCCTCGCGCGGATTCCTCAACACCACCTTCAACGAGACGCCAGGTTCTCAGGCGCGCGAGGGCAAACCGAGCGTGATGATCCATCCGCTGGATGCCTCCTCGCTCGACATTTCTGAGGGCGACGCGGTGACGTTGGGCAACACGCGCGGCGAAACCTCGCTGATCGCGACCCTGTTCGAGGGCGTGCGGCGCGGCGTGCTGATTGCGGAGTCCATCCATCCGAACAAGGACCATATCGGCGGGCGCGGCATCAACGTGCTGACCGGTGCCGATACCATCGCACCAATCGGTGGCGCGGCCTTCCATGACAACAAGGTCTGGATCAGGAAAGCTTCCGTAGACTAG
- a CDS encoding tripartite tricarboxylate transporter substrate binding protein translates to MAGPQAGRRTGREFVLALAAGLLTVLAPPQRALAQDYPNHAVRIIVPFGPGGPADVAARLLGNILQETFGQPFVIENRTGAGGVIGTVEAAKAPADGYTLLMMSNTQTANESLLKPDQRKYELMRDLAPIAPVNYSDLVIVVNPAVPAKTLQEFIALAKAQPGKLNYASSGQGTPYHMAGELFKAMAGIDVVHVPYRNSGEARSGVIGGQVQMMIDAVPAMAPNIGENQVRALATTGKQRSSVLQSVPTANEADVAGYEATIWLGLMAPAGTPKPIIDKLNAAVNGVVKRPDIVKLWTEQGAVPMAMTPEEFDKFLRGDIVKWADVVKKFEKS, encoded by the coding sequence ATGGCGGGCCCACAGGCAGGCCGAAGAACAGGCCGAGAATTCGTGCTGGCCTTGGCTGCGGGCCTGCTCACGGTCCTTGCGCCGCCGCAGCGCGCTCTCGCCCAGGACTATCCGAACCACGCCGTCCGAATCATCGTGCCCTTCGGCCCGGGGGGCCCCGCCGACGTCGCCGCGCGCCTCCTCGGCAACATCCTCCAGGAGACCTTTGGGCAGCCCTTCGTGATCGAGAACCGCACCGGCGCCGGCGGCGTGATCGGCACGGTGGAGGCGGCCAAGGCGCCAGCCGACGGCTACACGCTGCTGATGATGTCCAATACGCAAACCGCGAACGAGTCCTTGCTGAAGCCGGACCAGCGCAAATACGAGCTAATGCGCGACCTCGCGCCGATCGCGCCGGTGAACTATTCCGATCTCGTGATCGTGGTGAACCCGGCGGTACCGGCGAAGACCTTGCAGGAGTTCATCGCGCTGGCGAAAGCGCAGCCGGGCAAATTGAACTACGCCTCCTCGGGCCAGGGCACGCCCTATCACATGGCGGGCGAGCTGTTCAAAGCCATGGCCGGGATCGATGTCGTCCACGTGCCCTACCGCAACAGCGGCGAGGCGCGGAGCGGCGTCATCGGCGGGCAGGTGCAGATGATGATCGACGCGGTGCCGGCGATGGCGCCAAACATTGGCGAGAACCAGGTGCGCGCGCTCGCGACAACCGGCAAGCAGCGATCGAGCGTGCTACAGAGCGTCCCGACGGCGAACGAAGCCGACGTCGCCGGTTATGAGGCGACTATCTGGCTCGGCCTGATGGCGCCGGCCGGCACACCCAAGCCGATCATCGACAAGCTCAACGCCGCCGTGAACGGCGTGGTGAAACGCCCCGACATCGTCAAGCTCTGGACCGAGCAAGGCGCGGTGCCGATGGCGATGACGCCGGAGGAGTTCGATAAATTCCTGCGCGGCGACATCGTCAAATGGGCCGATGTCGTCAAGAAGTTCGAAAAATCCTGA
- a CDS encoding SDR family NAD(P)-dependent oxidoreductase, giving the protein MTDYRKLFDLTGKTAVVLGAASGIGKSSAEALAGLGARVVCADRALDSAEATAAGIRDKGGWAEAAVCDAASAASVTALAKTVMEKFPRLDIAVTTPGLNIRKTILDYTEEDLDRVVTLNVKGTVWFFQAFGRIMVEQKGGSIIACSSVRAVTIEPGLAVYGSTKAAIGLLVKGFASEVGRAGVRVNAIAPSIAETALTGPFKQRPDIYNLYAGHTVFNRWSSADEVATAVAYLASDAASYVSGSTLFVDGGWTAVDGPPTGLTQLNK; this is encoded by the coding sequence GTGACCGACTATCGCAAGCTCTTCGATCTCACCGGCAAGACGGCCGTGGTGCTCGGCGCCGCATCGGGTATCGGCAAGTCATCGGCCGAGGCGCTGGCCGGGCTTGGCGCCCGCGTCGTCTGTGCCGATCGAGCGCTTGATTCAGCGGAAGCGACGGCGGCCGGCATTCGTGACAAGGGCGGCTGGGCCGAGGCGGCCGTTTGCGATGCAGCCAGTGCGGCCAGTGTCACGGCGCTCGCCAAGACCGTGATGGAAAAATTTCCGCGGCTCGACATCGCCGTAACGACGCCCGGGCTCAACATCCGCAAGACCATCCTCGATTACACCGAGGAGGATCTTGACCGTGTCGTTACGCTCAATGTCAAAGGCACCGTATGGTTCTTCCAGGCCTTTGGTCGGATCATGGTCGAGCAGAAGGGCGGTAGCATCATCGCCTGCTCCTCGGTGCGCGCGGTGACGATCGAGCCCGGTCTCGCCGTCTACGGATCGACGAAGGCGGCGATCGGCTTGCTGGTGAAGGGGTTTGCCTCAGAGGTCGGCCGCGCCGGCGTTCGCGTCAATGCGATCGCGCCGAGTATCGCCGAGACCGCGCTGACCGGCCCGTTCAAGCAGCGCCCCGACATCTACAATCTCTATGCCGGGCACACCGTCTTCAACCGCTGGAGCAGCGCCGACGAAGTCGCGACCGCGGTCGCCTATCTCGCCTCCGACGCGGCGAGCTATGTCAGCGGCAGCACGCTGTTCGTCGACGGCGGCTGGACGGCCGTGGACGGGCCGCCAACCGGGCTGACGCAGTTGAACAAGTAG
- a CDS encoding substrate-binding domain-containing protein codes for MTAVNILSGGAAQGLVRGLAAAFKAQTGFEIDGEFGAVGIMADKLRNGAAADLIILTRALVTRLADEKLVASSSIADIGVVETALAVRASDAKVAARTEADLRDVLRDADAIYVPDTKASTAGMHVAKVLDQLGIAYEVAPRLKVFPNGATAMRELSTSNAKRPIGCTQATEIIATPGLALSGALPPGYDLKTMYTAGVTTRAVNPAQASTLIDLLVGADQRELRLRAGFAG; via the coding sequence GTGACGGCAGTGAACATTTTGAGCGGCGGCGCGGCGCAAGGTCTCGTGCGCGGGCTCGCTGCGGCATTCAAGGCGCAGACCGGCTTCGAGATCGACGGCGAATTCGGGGCCGTCGGGATCATGGCGGACAAGCTGCGGAATGGCGCCGCGGCCGATCTCATCATCCTGACGCGCGCACTCGTGACGCGCCTCGCCGATGAAAAGCTCGTTGCGTCCTCCTCGATCGCCGATATCGGCGTGGTCGAGACCGCGCTCGCGGTTCGCGCAAGCGATGCCAAGGTCGCTGCCAGGACGGAGGCGGATCTGCGCGACGTGCTCCGCGACGCCGATGCGATCTACGTCCCGGATACCAAGGCCTCGACCGCGGGCATGCACGTGGCAAAAGTGCTGGACCAGCTCGGCATCGCCTATGAGGTCGCACCGCGCCTGAAGGTCTTTCCGAACGGCGCGACCGCGATGCGGGAGCTTTCGACGTCGAATGCAAAGCGGCCGATCGGCTGCACGCAGGCCACCGAGATCATCGCGACACCAGGCCTTGCGCTATCCGGCGCGCTGCCGCCGGGATACGACCTCAAGACGATGTACACGGCCGGCGTGACGACGCGTGCGGTGAACCCTGCACAGGCGAGCACCTTGATCGATCTGCTCGTTGGCGCAGATCAGAGGGAGCTGCGCCTGCGCGCGGGCTTTGCCGGCTAG